A region from the Salidesulfovibrio onnuriiensis genome encodes:
- a CDS encoding cytidylyltransferase domain-containing protein → MKHIAIIPARMGSVGFKFKNRKFFDITADFVDTVDWFDRVIVSTDDPVISEYASRHAYEVHERPGELAGPAVSIHQVFDHVVATMDIEPDDVLWLFYLPVLFKNRRHFENAKALIDSASCDSLCTFVPVKTHPFNCWKYDEDAGKLAQYVENDCFRRQDLPPAWIHYHYVYCFRARALDSLNSEMICADTHPYFLDETTRDKLIEIDTPEDYDRWKAAGCPMGGDDE, encoded by the coding sequence ATGAAGCACATAGCGATCATTCCCGCCCGCATGGGCAGCGTCGGGTTCAAGTTCAAGAATCGCAAGTTTTTCGACATCACCGCCGATTTCGTGGACACGGTGGACTGGTTCGACCGCGTCATCGTCTCCACGGACGACCCGGTGATAAGCGAGTATGCTTCCAGGCATGCCTACGAAGTTCATGAACGTCCCGGGGAGCTGGCCGGACCGGCCGTTTCCATCCACCAGGTCTTCGACCATGTGGTGGCGACCATGGACATCGAGCCCGACGACGTTCTCTGGCTGTTCTACCTGCCGGTGCTGTTTAAGAACAGAAGGCATTTCGAAAACGCCAAGGCGCTTATCGATTCCGCATCCTGCGACAGCCTGTGCACCTTCGTGCCCGTGAAGACGCATCCCTTCAACTGCTGGAAGTATGATGAAGACGCCGGTAAGCTGGCGCAATACGTGGAAAACGATTGCTTCCGACGCCAGGACCTTCCCCCGGCCTGGATCCACTACCATTATGTATACTGCTTTCGGGCCCGCGCGCTGGACAGCCTCAATTCCGAGATGATCTGCGCCGACACCCATCCCTATTTTCTGGATGAGACGACCCGGGATAAACTGATCGAAATAGACACCCCGGAGGACTATGACCGTTGGAAGGCGGCCGGTTGCCCCATGGGAGGAGACGATGAGTAA
- a CDS encoding N-acetylneuraminate synthase family protein — MSIFIIGEIGINHNGDLDITKKLIDGAVEAGADAVKFQKRTIDNVYTQEFLDSPRESPWGTTQREQKEGLEFDREGYEEIDRYCKEKGIHWFASAWDLDAQDFLHSFDIKYDKVASAMLTNLPLLEKIAAKKRHTFISTGMHTVEEIQTAVDIFRKHGCPFELMHCVSTYPMPDEDANLRVMGTLRERFGCNVGWSGHEVGLTVSVAAAALGASSIERHITLDRAMYGSDQAASVEIGGFQRLVRMIRTVEKALGSPEKQIGEKEASIRKKLAPINTPS; from the coding sequence ATGAGCATTTTCATAATCGGTGAAATTGGCATCAACCACAACGGTGACCTCGATATTACCAAGAAGCTCATTGATGGCGCTGTTGAAGCCGGAGCCGATGCCGTCAAATTTCAGAAGCGGACCATCGACAACGTGTACACCCAGGAATTTCTGGATTCCCCGCGCGAAAGCCCCTGGGGAACCACCCAGCGTGAACAGAAGGAAGGCTTGGAGTTCGATCGCGAAGGATACGAGGAGATTGATCGTTACTGCAAGGAAAAGGGCATTCACTGGTTTGCTTCGGCATGGGACCTGGACGCCCAGGATTTCCTGCACAGCTTTGACATCAAGTACGACAAGGTCGCCTCGGCCATGCTGACCAATCTTCCGCTGCTGGAGAAGATCGCAGCCAAGAAGCGCCATACCTTTATTTCCACCGGCATGCACACCGTGGAGGAAATTCAGACCGCAGTGGATATTTTCCGCAAGCATGGTTGCCCGTTTGAACTTATGCATTGCGTGTCCACCTATCCCATGCCGGACGAGGACGCCAACCTGCGTGTCATGGGCACCCTGCGCGAACGTTTCGGCTGCAACGTGGGTTGGAGCGGCCATGAGGTGGGTCTGACGGTGTCCGTGGCCGCCGCAGCATTGGGGGCATCCTCCATCGAGCGCCACATCACCTTGGATCGCGCCATGTATGGCTCCGACCAGGCCGCTTCCGTGGAAATAGGTGGTTTTCAGCGCCTGGTGCGCATGATCCGCACCGTGGAAAAGGCCCTTGGCAGCCCTGAAAAGCAGATCGGTGAGAAGGAAGCCTCCATCAGAAAGAAGCTGGCTCCCATCAACACACCGTCTTAA
- a CDS encoding methionyl-tRNA formyltransferase: MESGFPNPLIMTHPRDQHVRDATLLTSPELYKNVFETAERLGLRVFETSTVNTPDSLEVLREEGVTAGFSLSCRSIIKRDFIRAVNGFIFNIHPSMLPAERGGGTFSWRILNNSKEVSATVHVLDEGIDTGAVIVQKRTELEKEFPTPHDYLVGTNRVYLELLREFLSFCRQGAVPCHPQSEEESTYLPRLYTEQNGAIDWNWSDVAVERFIRAFGAPYPGAFTYAGERRFHIPEARLEPLPRPNHPFLKGRVVGFTDKGEARVFMLENMLVIPTVVVDGQSLVSADFLSVNTTLHTPWAILAEARTAVPKVASMTSTPGKVQQEK, encoded by the coding sequence GTGGAGTCAGGCTTTCCCAACCCCCTCATCATGACGCATCCGCGCGATCAGCATGTCCGGGATGCCACTCTGCTGACCTCGCCCGAGCTTTACAAGAACGTCTTTGAGACCGCGGAGCGTCTGGGTCTGCGCGTGTTCGAGACCTCGACTGTCAACACCCCCGATTCCCTGGAGGTGCTCAGGGAGGAGGGTGTTACCGCTGGTTTTTCCCTGAGCTGTCGGAGTATTATCAAACGTGATTTCATACGGGCGGTAAACGGGTTCATTTTCAATATCCACCCCAGTATGCTTCCCGCCGAACGCGGCGGCGGCACTTTTTCCTGGCGAATCCTCAACAACAGCAAAGAGGTTTCAGCCACGGTCCACGTGTTGGATGAAGGCATTGACACCGGGGCGGTCATCGTCCAGAAACGGACCGAGCTGGAAAAGGAATTCCCTACCCCGCATGATTATCTGGTGGGCACCAACAGGGTCTACCTGGAGTTGCTGCGGGAATTCCTTTCGTTCTGCAGGCAAGGTGCGGTTCCTTGTCATCCGCAGAGCGAGGAGGAGAGCACGTATCTCCCCCGGTTGTATACCGAGCAGAACGGGGCCATCGATTGGAACTGGAGCGATGTTGCGGTCGAGCGTTTTATCCGCGCCTTCGGTGCCCCCTATCCCGGGGCCTTCACCTATGCGGGCGAGCGTCGCTTTCATATCCCCGAGGCCCGGCTTGAACCATTGCCGCGGCCGAATCATCCCTTTCTCAAGGGAAGGGTCGTCGGTTTTACCGACAAAGGCGAGGCCCGAGTGTTCATGCTGGAGAACATGCTGGTGATTCCCACCGTGGTCGTGGACGGCCAGTCCCTGGTCTCGGCCGACTTCCTTTCAGTCAATACGACTCTGCACACGCCGTGGGCCATCCTGGCCGAGGCTCGTACGGCTGTCCCCAAGGTGGCGTCAATGACCAGCACCCCCGGCAAGGTGCAACAGGAAAAGTGA
- a CDS encoding sugar phosphate isomerase/epimerase family protein: protein MTNSNLSPRIGFMQGRLCDLVDGRIQAFPWDDWQKEFPVARSLGVRLMEWTLDHDRLYENPIMNEEGRTAILSLCREHGLFIPSLTGDLFMQAPFYKAKGSEREQLVSDMQNVLEACRRIQCKFICIPLVDDGRLEDRAMEDGLVAEMKNVRPFLVEHGLGIVFESDYQPGELNRFIRRLDEACFGVNLDTGNSAAFGFKCREELALYTDRILNVHIKDRLPDFGTTVPLGAGVAEIGETIRGLEEAGYTGNYILQTARAEDGDHAGAVARYGAMVQDWLG from the coding sequence ATGACCAATTCGAATCTTTCCCCGAGAATCGGGTTTATGCAGGGCCGCCTGTGCGATCTGGTGGACGGCCGGATACAGGCCTTTCCCTGGGATGACTGGCAAAAGGAATTCCCCGTGGCCCGGAGCCTGGGCGTGCGCCTCATGGAATGGACCCTGGACCACGACCGGCTTTACGAAAACCCCATCATGAACGAAGAGGGGCGAACCGCCATCCTGTCGCTGTGCCGTGAACACGGTCTTTTCATTCCAAGCCTTACCGGCGACCTGTTCATGCAGGCCCCGTTCTACAAGGCAAAGGGGAGCGAGCGCGAACAGCTGGTCAGCGACATGCAGAATGTCCTTGAGGCCTGCCGCCGCATTCAATGCAAGTTCATCTGCATTCCCCTGGTGGACGACGGACGCCTGGAGGACCGCGCCATGGAAGACGGGCTTGTCGCGGAAATGAAGAACGTGAGACCTTTCCTGGTCGAGCACGGGTTGGGCATCGTTTTCGAGTCCGATTACCAGCCCGGCGAGTTGAACCGTTTTATCCGCAGGCTCGACGAAGCCTGCTTCGGGGTCAACCTGGACACCGGCAACAGCGCAGCCTTCGGCTTTAAGTGTCGAGAGGAACTCGCCCTCTATACCGATCGCATCCTCAACGTGCACATCAAGGACAGGCTTCCCGACTTTGGAACAACCGTTCCCTTGGGCGCGGGGGTGGCCGAGATTGGAGAAACCATCCGGGGCCTGGAAGAGGCCGGGTACACAGGCAACTACATCCTGCAGACCGCACGGGCCGAGGACGGCGACCACGCCGGTGCTGTGGCCCGCTATGGCGCCATGGTCCAGGATTGGTTGGGCTAG
- a CDS encoding SDR family oxidoreductase — protein MESVMDRYALKGKVVIITGGCGLLGRKHAEAVMEAGGTAVLWDIIPNADDVARGLGESHEGRCSGARVDITDRASIEQAFAEVLSAHGGVHGLINNAANDPKVDASKGFSWSRFENFALDMWNSDIAVGLTGAFLCAQVIGSHMAENGGGSILNIASDLGVIAPDQRIYRQEGLDEKEQPVKPVTYSIVKHGLMGLTKYMATYWAQKGVRVNSLAPGGVYAGQPDDFVGRLTNLIPMGRMAAVDEYKGAVLFLISDASSYMTGANLSVDGGRTCW, from the coding sequence ATGGAAAGTGTCATGGACCGCTACGCCCTGAAGGGTAAGGTGGTGATCATTACCGGCGGCTGCGGCCTGCTGGGGCGCAAGCATGCCGAGGCCGTCATGGAGGCCGGAGGCACGGCCGTGCTCTGGGACATTATCCCCAATGCCGACGATGTTGCCAGGGGGCTGGGTGAATCCCACGAGGGGCGCTGCTCCGGCGCACGGGTGGACATTACGGATCGCGCATCGATTGAGCAGGCTTTCGCCGAGGTGCTTTCCGCCCACGGCGGGGTGCACGGGCTCATCAACAACGCGGCCAACGATCCCAAGGTGGACGCTTCCAAGGGGTTTTCCTGGAGCCGTTTCGAGAATTTCGCATTGGACATGTGGAACAGCGACATAGCCGTCGGGCTGACCGGGGCCTTTCTGTGCGCCCAGGTAATTGGCAGCCACATGGCAGAAAACGGCGGAGGCTCCATCCTGAACATCGCCTCGGACCTGGGCGTCATTGCTCCGGACCAGCGCATTTACCGCCAGGAAGGCCTGGACGAGAAAGAGCAGCCGGTCAAACCCGTGACTTACAGTATCGTCAAGCACGGGCTTATGGGCCTGACCAAATACATGGCCACCTACTGGGCTCAGAAGGGTGTGCGGGTCAATTCCCTGGCCCCGGGCGGCGTGTACGCCGGCCAGCCCGACGACTTCGTGGGCCGGCTCACCAACCTGATTCCCATGGGACGTATGGCTGCGGTGGACGAGTACAAGGGGGCGGTGCTTTTCCTGATCTCGGACGCCTCGTCCTACATGACCGGAGCCAACCTGTCCGTGGACGGCGGCCGCACCTGCTGGTAG
- a CDS encoding aminotransferase class III-fold pyridoxal phosphate-dependent enzyme has translation MSKKFSIAKSDEIYARAQKVVPAGSQTFSKGVTQFVEGVAPKYLHRGKGANVWDVDGNQFLDYVMACHPIILGYADDDVNRAVVEQLELGSTFSLMNELEVEVTEKIIETVPCAEAVRFGKNGADATSVGVRIARAVTGREHIAYCGYHGWHDWYIANTDLNSGVPEFNKQLAHSFNYNDLDSLESIFKAHPGEVAIVIMEPLTVLEPKDNFLAEVKKMAHHYGALLMFDEIITGFRFAIGGAQELTGVTPDLTSLAKAVSNGIPLSAICGKKDYLFALEQTFFSFTYGGDCIGLAAANACIPKIQREDVPGHLWKVGEKLKDGFNTLAEEIGVADFFQCVGYPCRTVITFDGQDRYNDLEMKSYIQQELLYDGILWAAYHALSWAHKDEDIERTLKAYERALTGFKKIVDKGLDLRSQIDGIPVRPVFRKVADFNSYTRKGKKV, from the coding sequence ATGAGTAAGAAATTCAGCATTGCCAAATCCGACGAGATATACGCCCGGGCGCAGAAGGTCGTACCCGCCGGCAGCCAGACCTTTTCCAAGGGCGTGACCCAGTTTGTGGAAGGCGTGGCGCCCAAGTACCTGCACCGCGGCAAGGGCGCCAACGTCTGGGATGTGGACGGGAATCAGTTCCTGGACTACGTCATGGCCTGCCACCCCATCATCCTCGGCTATGCCGACGACGACGTGAACCGCGCGGTAGTGGAGCAGCTTGAGCTGGGTTCCACCTTCAGCCTCATGAATGAGCTGGAAGTGGAGGTGACCGAAAAGATCATCGAGACGGTTCCCTGCGCCGAGGCGGTCCGCTTCGGCAAGAACGGGGCCGACGCCACCAGCGTGGGCGTGCGCATCGCCCGGGCGGTCACCGGCCGCGAACACATCGCCTATTGCGGCTACCACGGCTGGCATGACTGGTATATCGCCAACACCGACCTGAACAGCGGCGTCCCCGAGTTCAACAAGCAGCTTGCCCATTCGTTCAACTACAACGACCTGGACAGTCTGGAGAGCATCTTCAAGGCCCACCCGGGCGAGGTGGCCATTGTCATCATGGAGCCGCTCACCGTCCTGGAGCCCAAGGACAACTTCCTGGCCGAGGTCAAGAAGATGGCCCATCACTACGGCGCGCTGCTCATGTTCGACGAGATCATCACCGGTTTCCGCTTCGCCATCGGCGGAGCCCAGGAACTCACCGGCGTAACCCCGGACCTGACCTCGCTGGCCAAGGCGGTATCGAACGGCATCCCGCTTTCGGCCATCTGCGGCAAGAAGGACTACCTCTTCGCCCTGGAGCAGACTTTTTTCTCCTTTACCTATGGCGGCGACTGCATCGGCCTGGCCGCAGCCAACGCCTGCATTCCAAAGATCCAGCGCGAGGACGTGCCCGGCCATCTCTGGAAGGTGGGCGAAAAGTTGAAAGACGGCTTCAACACGCTGGCCGAGGAGATCGGGGTTGCCGATTTCTTCCAGTGCGTGGGCTACCCCTGCCGCACGGTCATCACCTTTGACGGGCAGGACAGGTACAACGACCTGGAAATGAAGTCCTACATCCAGCAGGAACTGCTTTACGACGGCATTCTCTGGGCCGCCTATCACGCCCTTTCCTGGGCCCACAAGGACGAAGACATCGAACGCACCCTGAAGGCCTACGAACGCGCCCTGACCGGGTTCAAGAAGATCGTGGACAAGGGCCTGGACCTGCGCTCACAGATCGACGGCATTCCGGTTCGTCCGGTTTTCCGCAAGGTGGCCGATTTCAACTCCTACACCCGCAAAGGAAAGAAGGTGTAG
- a CDS encoding D-sedoheptulose-7-phosphate isomerase, translated as MATLNELIISRIQDSIDVKQRLLESDQISVIRDMSLAVAESLRKGGKVVFAGNGGSFADSIHLAGEFVSRFTMEREPLSGLALGANNSILTAVGNDYDYRDVFLREIKALGREGDVFIGISTSGNSPNIVACVEAAEKMGMVSYAMTGENACTLHDMCTCFKAPSGCTPRIQETHIAAGHILCELVERMLCDPEFDAC; from the coding sequence ATGGCAACCTTGAATGAACTCATCATTTCCCGGATTCAGGACAGCATCGACGTCAAACAAAGGCTGCTTGAATCCGATCAAATAAGCGTGATTCGCGACATGAGCCTTGCCGTGGCCGAAAGTCTGCGCAAGGGTGGGAAGGTCGTCTTTGCGGGCAACGGCGGCAGCTTTGCCGACAGCATTCATCTGGCCGGGGAGTTCGTGTCCCGCTTTACCATGGAGCGGGAGCCGCTCTCTGGGCTGGCTCTGGGCGCCAACAACTCCATTCTCACCGCCGTGGGCAACGACTACGATTACCGGGACGTGTTCCTGCGCGAGATCAAGGCGCTGGGCCGCGAAGGCGACGTGTTCATCGGTATCTCCACCAGCGGCAATTCGCCCAACATTGTGGCCTGCGTGGAGGCGGCCGAAAAGATGGGCATGGTCAGCTATGCCATGACCGGAGAAAACGCCTGCACGCTGCACGACATGTGCACCTGCTTCAAGGCCCCGTCCGGCTGCACGCCCCGCATTCAGGAAACCCACATTGCGGCGGGCCACATCCTTTGCGAACTGGTGGAGCGCATGCTCTGCGACCCGGAGTTTGATGCATGCTAG